The Falco peregrinus isolate bFalPer1 chromosome 9, bFalPer1.pri, whole genome shotgun sequence genome includes a window with the following:
- the PLTP gene encoding phospholipid transfer protein, which produces MAAGSCLLLLLLLPWLVTASHSPPGCKIRITSKGLDLVKEEGLRFVEQELQNITMSDLHGKEGQFHYNISQVKVMDLQLALSDLHFQPQQYLVFSINNASISLRFRRQLLYWFFYDIGSINASADGVNIHTVLQLAKDKAGRLKISNITCNASIARMHAGFSGTLRKVYEFLSTFIVTGMRFLLSQQICPSLEHASLVLLNSVLDTVPVRNYVDEHIGIDYSLLRDPVVSTDSLDLDFKGMFFPRARENQELENHAVEPVIKETERMVYVAFSEYFFDSAMHAYFQAGVLAIELQGEKVPKDLEVLLRATFFGTIFMLSPAVDAPLRLVLQVSAPPRCVIKPSGTSVSVSAFLNISLVPQGRPAVQLSSMAMETKLSAKVFLQGKALRVQLDLRRFRIYSKQSALESLALFSLQAPLKTLLQLTIMPIINERTKKGVQIPLPEGMDFTKEVVTNHAGFLTVGADLHFSKGLREVIEKYHPAPTTPAYPSSWPAEPSMDPHQL; this is translated from the exons ATGGCTGCCggcagctgcctcctcctcctcctcctcctgccctggctggtCACAGCCTCACACAGCCCACCTGGCTGCAAGATCCGGATTACCTCCAAGGGGCTGGACCTGG TGAAGGAGGAAGGGCTGCGTTTCgtggagcaggagctgcagaacaTCACAATGTCAGACCTGCATGGGAAGGAGGGGCAGTTCCATTACAACATCAGCCA GGTCAAGGTGATGGACCTGCAGCTGGCACTTTCTGACCTGCACTTCCAGCCTCAGCAGTACCTTGTCTTCAGCATCAACAATGCCTCCATCAGCCTGCGCTTCCGGAGACAGCTGCTCTACTGGTTCTT CTATGATATTGGGTCCATCAATGCCTCTGCGGATGGCGTCAACATCcacacagtgctgcagctggccaAGGACAAGGCTGGGCGCCTGAAGATCTCTAACATCACCTGCAACGCCTCCATTGCCAGAATGCACGCAGGCTTCTCCGGCACACTCAG GAAGGTCTACGAGTTCCTGAGCACTTTCATTGTGACAGGGATGCGCTTCCTCCTCAGCCAGCAG ATCTGCCCATCCCTGGAGCATgccagcctggtgctgctgaACTCCGTGCTGGACACAGTGCCAG TGAGGAACTACGTGGATGAGCACATTGGGATTGACTACTCCCTCCTGCGGGATCCGGTTGTCTCCACAGACAGCCTGGACCTAGACTTCAAG GGCATGTTCTTCCCCCGTGCAAGGGAGAATCAGGAGCTGGAGAACCACGCAGTGGAGCCAGTGATCAAGGAGACTGAGCGCATGGTCTACGTTGCCTTCTCCGAGTACTTTTTTGACTCAGCCATGCACGCATACTTCCAGGCGGGTGTCCTGGCCATAGAGCTCCAGGGGGAGAAG GTGCCCAAGGACCTGGAGGTTTTGCTGAGAGCCACCTTCTTTGGGACCATCTTCATGCTG AGCCCCGCTGTGGATGCTCCCCTGcggctggtgctgcaggtgtCAGCTCCCCCCCGCTGCGTCATCAAACCCTCCGGCACCTCGGTCTCAGTCTCTGCCTTCCTCAACATCTCGCTGGTGCCCCAGGGCCGCCCTGCTGTCCAACTCTCCAGCATGGCCATG GAAACAAAGCTGAGCGCCAAGGTGTTTCTGCAAGGGAAGGCGCTGCGCGTGCAGCTGGACCTGCGACG GTTTCGCATCTACTCCAAGCAGTCTGCGCTGGAGTCGCTAGCG CTGTTCTCACTGCAGGCACCACTGAagaccctgctgcagctgacGATCATGCCCATCATTAACG AGAGGACTAAAAAGGGAGTGCAGATCCCACTGCCGGAAGGCATGGACTTCACCAAAGAGGTGGTCACCAACCACGCG GGATTCCTCACAGTGGGAGCTGATCTCCACTTCTCCAAGGGGCTGCGGGAGGTGATTGAGAAATACCACCCAGCGCCTACCACCCCTGCCTACCCAAGCTCATGGCCCGCAGAGCCCAGCATGGACCCCCACCAGCTCTAG
- the CTSA gene encoding lysosomal protective protein isoform X3, producing MGPVPLSVLLLLGLGLSRAAPRGHEVTFLPGLAKQPSFRHFSGYLCAGPGQHLHYWFVEAQSNPQSSPLVLWLNGGPGCSSMEGFLKEHGPFLIQPDGVTLKYNDYAWNKIANMLYLESPPGVGFSYAEDKKYATNDTEVARNNYLALKDFLRLFPEYSKNDLFLTGESYGGVYIPTLAEWVMQDPSLNLKGIAVGNGLSSYEINDNSLVYFAYYHGLLGTELWRELQAFCCSQGKCNFHDNSNLNCTLKMEEMIHIVEESGLNIYNLYAPCDGGVPGSMRYEGGYLITHDLGNSFIRMPMRFSWRQNLFRMPVARKKVRMDPPCTNSTALSTYLNSPEVRKALHISPDAPEWQVCSFEVNRSYKRLYMQMNDQYLKLLGATKYRILVYNGDVDMACNFLGDEWFVDSLCQKVQVARRPWLYTEGGENQIGGFVKEFTNIAFLTVKGAGHMVPTDRPLSAFTMFSRFIKNEPY from the exons ATGGGGCCGGTGCCGCTGtccgtgctgctgctgctggggctggggctgagccgggccgccccccggggCCACGAGGTGACGTTCCTGCCGGGGCTGGCCAAGCAGCCCTCCTTCCGGCACTTCTCGGGCTACCTCTGCGCCGGGCCAGGCCAGCATCTGCACTACTG GTTTGTGGAGGCCCAGAGCaacccccagagcagccccctggTGCTGTGGCTGAACGGGGGTCCCGGCTGCAGCTCCATGGAGGGCTTCCTGAAGGAGCACGGCCCCTTCCTG ATCCAGCCCGACGGGGTCACGCTGAAGTATAACGACTATGCCTGGAACAAG aTTGCCAATATGCTCTACCTGGAGTCCCCCCCCGGCGTCGGCTTCTCGTATGCCGAGGACAAGAAGTATGCCACGAACGACACTGAG GTTGCTCGCAACAACTACCTGGCGCTGAAGGATTTCCTCCGGCTCTTCCCAGAGTACTCCAAGAATGATCTCTTCCTCACGGGGGAGAGCTATGGTGGGGTCTACATCCCCACACTAGCGGAGTGGGTGATGCAGGACCCCAGCCTCAACCTGAAG GGAATCGCTGTGGGAAATGGCCTCTCATCCTATGAGATTAACGACAACTCCCTGGTTTACTTTGCCTATTACCATGGTCTGCTGGGGACTGA GCTGTGGAGAGAGTTGCAGGCCTTCTGCTGCTCCCAAGGGAAGTGCAACTTCCACGACAACTCCAACTTGAACTGCACACTCAAG ATGGAGGAGATGATTCATATTGTAGAGGAGTCAGGCCTCAACATCTACAACCTCTACGCCCCGTGTGATGGCGGTGTCCCTGGGAGCATGAG GTATGAGGGTGGCTATCTCATCACACATGACCTGGGCAACTCCTTCATCCGGATGCCGATGAGGTTCTCCTGGCGGCAG AACCTGTTCCGGATGCCAGTAGCCCGAAAGAAGGTCCGGATGGACCCGCCCTGCACCAACTCCACAGCCCTCAGCACATATCTGAACTCCCCAGAGGTGAGGAAGGCTCTCCACATCTCCCCCGATGCTCCGGAGTGGCAGGTGTGCAG CTTTGAGGTGAACCGCAGCTACAAGCGCCTGTACATGCAGATGAACGACCAGTACCTGAAGCTGCTTGGAGCCACG aaataCCGGATCCTGGTGTACAATGGGGATGTCGATATGGCCTGCAACTTCCTTGGGGATGAGTGGTTTGTGGACTCCCTGTGCCAGAAG GTGCAGGTGGCTCGCCGGCCCTGGCTCTACACTGAAGGAGGCGAGAACCAGATTGGGGGCTTCGTGAAGGAATTCACCAACATCGCCTTCCTCACTGTGAAG GGAGCTGGCCACATGGTGCCCACAGACCGGCCCCTCTCTGCCTTCACCATGTTCAGCCGCTTCATTAAGAACGAGCCTTACTAG
- the CTSA gene encoding lysosomal protective protein isoform X1, producing MTRLWLRVMANTQVSPMLTRKICPGASGSWLKQSPLAKLSTRVARMGPVPLSVLLLLGLGLSRAAPRGHEVTFLPGLAKQPSFRHFSGYLCAGPGQHLHYWFVEAQSNPQSSPLVLWLNGGPGCSSMEGFLKEHGPFLIQPDGVTLKYNDYAWNKIANMLYLESPPGVGFSYAEDKKYATNDTEVARNNYLALKDFLRLFPEYSKNDLFLTGESYGGVYIPTLAEWVMQDPSLNLKGIAVGNGLSSYEINDNSLVYFAYYHGLLGTELWRELQAFCCSQGKCNFHDNSNLNCTLKMEEMIHIVEESGLNIYNLYAPCDGGVPGSMRYEGGYLITHDLGNSFIRMPMRFSWRQNLFRMPVARKKVRMDPPCTNSTALSTYLNSPEVRKALHISPDAPEWQVCSFEVNRSYKRLYMQMNDQYLKLLGATKYRILVYNGDVDMACNFLGDEWFVDSLCQKVQVARRPWLYTEGGENQIGGFVKEFTNIAFLTVKGAGHMVPTDRPLSAFTMFSRFIKNEPY from the exons ATGACGCGGTTGTGGCTCCGGGTGATGGCAAACACCCAGGTGTCCCCCATGTTGACCAG GAAGATCTGCCCGGGTGCCAGTGGCTCCTGGCTGAAGCAGAGCCCGTTGGCGAAGCTCTCCACCCGCGTGGCCCGC ATGGGGCCGGTGCCGCTGtccgtgctgctgctgctggggctggggctgagccgggccgccccccggggCCACGAGGTGACGTTCCTGCCGGGGCTGGCCAAGCAGCCCTCCTTCCGGCACTTCTCGGGCTACCTCTGCGCCGGGCCAGGCCAGCATCTGCACTACTG GTTTGTGGAGGCCCAGAGCaacccccagagcagccccctggTGCTGTGGCTGAACGGGGGTCCCGGCTGCAGCTCCATGGAGGGCTTCCTGAAGGAGCACGGCCCCTTCCTG ATCCAGCCCGACGGGGTCACGCTGAAGTATAACGACTATGCCTGGAACAAG aTTGCCAATATGCTCTACCTGGAGTCCCCCCCCGGCGTCGGCTTCTCGTATGCCGAGGACAAGAAGTATGCCACGAACGACACTGAG GTTGCTCGCAACAACTACCTGGCGCTGAAGGATTTCCTCCGGCTCTTCCCAGAGTACTCCAAGAATGATCTCTTCCTCACGGGGGAGAGCTATGGTGGGGTCTACATCCCCACACTAGCGGAGTGGGTGATGCAGGACCCCAGCCTCAACCTGAAG GGAATCGCTGTGGGAAATGGCCTCTCATCCTATGAGATTAACGACAACTCCCTGGTTTACTTTGCCTATTACCATGGTCTGCTGGGGACTGA GCTGTGGAGAGAGTTGCAGGCCTTCTGCTGCTCCCAAGGGAAGTGCAACTTCCACGACAACTCCAACTTGAACTGCACACTCAAG ATGGAGGAGATGATTCATATTGTAGAGGAGTCAGGCCTCAACATCTACAACCTCTACGCCCCGTGTGATGGCGGTGTCCCTGGGAGCATGAG GTATGAGGGTGGCTATCTCATCACACATGACCTGGGCAACTCCTTCATCCGGATGCCGATGAGGTTCTCCTGGCGGCAG AACCTGTTCCGGATGCCAGTAGCCCGAAAGAAGGTCCGGATGGACCCGCCCTGCACCAACTCCACAGCCCTCAGCACATATCTGAACTCCCCAGAGGTGAGGAAGGCTCTCCACATCTCCCCCGATGCTCCGGAGTGGCAGGTGTGCAG CTTTGAGGTGAACCGCAGCTACAAGCGCCTGTACATGCAGATGAACGACCAGTACCTGAAGCTGCTTGGAGCCACG aaataCCGGATCCTGGTGTACAATGGGGATGTCGATATGGCCTGCAACTTCCTTGGGGATGAGTGGTTTGTGGACTCCCTGTGCCAGAAG GTGCAGGTGGCTCGCCGGCCCTGGCTCTACACTGAAGGAGGCGAGAACCAGATTGGGGGCTTCGTGAAGGAATTCACCAACATCGCCTTCCTCACTGTGAAG GGAGCTGGCCACATGGTGCCCACAGACCGGCCCCTCTCTGCCTTCACCATGTTCAGCCGCTTCATTAAGAACGAGCCTTACTAG
- the CTSA gene encoding lysosomal protective protein isoform X2: MCPPGPSAPGAAPGAAGMGPVPLSVLLLLGLGLSRAAPRGHEVTFLPGLAKQPSFRHFSGYLCAGPGQHLHYWFVEAQSNPQSSPLVLWLNGGPGCSSMEGFLKEHGPFLIQPDGVTLKYNDYAWNKIANMLYLESPPGVGFSYAEDKKYATNDTEVARNNYLALKDFLRLFPEYSKNDLFLTGESYGGVYIPTLAEWVMQDPSLNLKGIAVGNGLSSYEINDNSLVYFAYYHGLLGTELWRELQAFCCSQGKCNFHDNSNLNCTLKMEEMIHIVEESGLNIYNLYAPCDGGVPGSMRYEGGYLITHDLGNSFIRMPMRFSWRQNLFRMPVARKKVRMDPPCTNSTALSTYLNSPEVRKALHISPDAPEWQVCSFEVNRSYKRLYMQMNDQYLKLLGATKYRILVYNGDVDMACNFLGDEWFVDSLCQKVQVARRPWLYTEGGENQIGGFVKEFTNIAFLTVKGAGHMVPTDRPLSAFTMFSRFIKNEPY, from the exons ATGTGCCCACCGGGACCGTCGGCGCCGGGAGCTGCGCCGGGAGCGGCCGGG ATGGGGCCGGTGCCGCTGtccgtgctgctgctgctggggctggggctgagccgggccgccccccggggCCACGAGGTGACGTTCCTGCCGGGGCTGGCCAAGCAGCCCTCCTTCCGGCACTTCTCGGGCTACCTCTGCGCCGGGCCAGGCCAGCATCTGCACTACTG GTTTGTGGAGGCCCAGAGCaacccccagagcagccccctggTGCTGTGGCTGAACGGGGGTCCCGGCTGCAGCTCCATGGAGGGCTTCCTGAAGGAGCACGGCCCCTTCCTG ATCCAGCCCGACGGGGTCACGCTGAAGTATAACGACTATGCCTGGAACAAG aTTGCCAATATGCTCTACCTGGAGTCCCCCCCCGGCGTCGGCTTCTCGTATGCCGAGGACAAGAAGTATGCCACGAACGACACTGAG GTTGCTCGCAACAACTACCTGGCGCTGAAGGATTTCCTCCGGCTCTTCCCAGAGTACTCCAAGAATGATCTCTTCCTCACGGGGGAGAGCTATGGTGGGGTCTACATCCCCACACTAGCGGAGTGGGTGATGCAGGACCCCAGCCTCAACCTGAAG GGAATCGCTGTGGGAAATGGCCTCTCATCCTATGAGATTAACGACAACTCCCTGGTTTACTTTGCCTATTACCATGGTCTGCTGGGGACTGA GCTGTGGAGAGAGTTGCAGGCCTTCTGCTGCTCCCAAGGGAAGTGCAACTTCCACGACAACTCCAACTTGAACTGCACACTCAAG ATGGAGGAGATGATTCATATTGTAGAGGAGTCAGGCCTCAACATCTACAACCTCTACGCCCCGTGTGATGGCGGTGTCCCTGGGAGCATGAG GTATGAGGGTGGCTATCTCATCACACATGACCTGGGCAACTCCTTCATCCGGATGCCGATGAGGTTCTCCTGGCGGCAG AACCTGTTCCGGATGCCAGTAGCCCGAAAGAAGGTCCGGATGGACCCGCCCTGCACCAACTCCACAGCCCTCAGCACATATCTGAACTCCCCAGAGGTGAGGAAGGCTCTCCACATCTCCCCCGATGCTCCGGAGTGGCAGGTGTGCAG CTTTGAGGTGAACCGCAGCTACAAGCGCCTGTACATGCAGATGAACGACCAGTACCTGAAGCTGCTTGGAGCCACG aaataCCGGATCCTGGTGTACAATGGGGATGTCGATATGGCCTGCAACTTCCTTGGGGATGAGTGGTTTGTGGACTCCCTGTGCCAGAAG GTGCAGGTGGCTCGCCGGCCCTGGCTCTACACTGAAGGAGGCGAGAACCAGATTGGGGGCTTCGTGAAGGAATTCACCAACATCGCCTTCCTCACTGTGAAG GGAGCTGGCCACATGGTGCCCACAGACCGGCCCCTCTCTGCCTTCACCATGTTCAGCCGCTTCATTAAGAACGAGCCTTACTAG